One Triplophysa dalaica isolate WHDGS20190420 chromosome 11, ASM1584641v1, whole genome shotgun sequence genomic window carries:
- the sufu gene encoding suppressor of fused homolog isoform X1: protein MDEMRPSSGAAAHLGLASIFPPGLQAIYGECRRLYSDQANPLQVTAIVKYWLGGPDPLDYISMYRNVGCPGQDIPEHWHYVSLGLSDLYGDNRVHEFTGLEGPSGFGFELTFRLKRETGETAPPTWPAELMQGLARYVFQSENTFCSGDHISWHCPLDNSESRIQHMLLTEDPQLQPVQTPFGHVSYLQIVGVCTEELQAAQQWNGQGILDLLRGVHIAGGPWLITDMRRGETIFDIDPHLQQERVDKGIETDGSNLSGVSAKCAWDDLSRPPEDEDDSRSICIGSQPRRLSDKDTEQIREALRKGLEINSKTVLPPISSQRHGHDRPQQSVGHLQTQQNSRSRKDSLESESSAAIVPHELVRTRQLESVHLKFNQESGTLLPLCLRGRLLHGRHFTYKSINGDTAITFVSTGVEGAFATEEHPYAAHGPWLQILLTEEFVEHMLTEIQDLSSHESKLPKEYSWPDKKLKISVLPDMVFDSPLQ from the exons ATGGATGAGATGCGGCCTAGCAGCGGAGCAGCAGCGCACCTCGGCCTCGCGTCGATCTTTCCCCCGGGACTGCAGGCCATTTACGGGGAATGCAGACGCCTGTACTCCGACCAGGCGAATCCGCTGCAAGTCACAGCCATTGTGAAGTATTG GTTAGGTGGTCCAGATCCTCTGGACTACATTAGTATGTACAGAAATGTGGGGTGTCCAGGACAAGACATACCAGAACATTGGCACTATGTCAGCCTCGGTCTCAGTGACCTGTATGGGGACAACAGAGTTCATGA attCACAGGTCTGGAGGGCCCGAGCGGGTTTGGTTTTGAGCTCACATTTCGACTTAAGAGAGAAACAGGAGAGACTGCACCCCCCACCTGGCCGGCAGAGCTCATGCAAGGCTTGGCTCGATATGTGTTTCAATCAG AAAACACATTCTGCAGCGGTGACCACATTTCGTGGCACTGCCCGTTGGACAACAGTGAGTCTAGAATCCAGCACATGCTTCTCACAGAGGACCCCCAGCTGCAACCTGTGCAGACCCCCTTCGGTCATGTCAGCTACCTTCAG ATTGTAGGTGTTTGCACAGAGGAGCTGCAGGCAGCGCAGCAGTGGAACGGTCAAGGCATTCTGGACCTACTGCGAGGGGTGCACAT TGCTGGGGGTCCGTGGTTGATCACTGACATGAGAAGAGGGGAAACCATATTTGACATTGATCCACACTTACAA CAGGAACGAGTGGATAAGGGCATAGAGACGGACGGATCTAACCTGAGTGGCGTCAGTGCCAAGTGTGCCTGGGATGACTTGAGCCGACCTCCTGAGGACGAGGACGACAGCAGGAGCATTTGCATCGGGTCACAGCCCCGTAGGCTGTCTGACAAAG ACACTGAACAGATTAGAGAAGCCCTTCGGAAAGGACTGGAGATTAATAGCAAGACTGTGTTGCCTCCCATCAGCAGTCAGAGGCATGGTCACGATCGGCCACA ACAATCAGTTGGACATTTGCAGACCCAGCAGAACTCAAG AAGTCGTAAGGACAGTCTGGAGAGCGAGAGCTCAGCTGCTATTGTTCCTCATGAGCTGGTACGAACACGACAGCTGGAAAGTGTGCATCTTAAGTTCAACCAGGAGTCTGGAACACTACTTCCACTGTGCCTCAG AGGTCGGCTTCTTCATGGTAGACATTTCACATATAAAAGTATTAATGGAGACACAGCAATCACTTTTGTGTCCACTGGGGTTGAAGGGGCGTTTGCTACAGAAGAGCATCCGTATGCAGCTCATGGTCCATGGCTACAG ATTTTACTTACTGAGGAATTTGTGGAGCATATGCTAACTGAGATTCAGGATTTGAGCTCCCATGAA TCTAAGCTGCCGAAGGAGTACAGCTGGCCCGATAAGAAGCTAAAGATCTCTGTCCTGCCAGACATGGTGTTTGACAGCCCACTGCAGTAA
- the sufu gene encoding suppressor of fused homolog isoform X2 produces MDEMRPSSGAAAHLGLASIFPPGLQAIYGECRRLYSDQANPLQVTAIVKYWLGGPDPLDYISMYRNVGCPGQDIPEHWHYVSLGLSDLYGDNRVHEFTGLEGPSGFGFELTFRLKRETGETAPPTWPAELMQGLARYVFQSENTFCSGDHISWHCPLDNSESRIQHMLLTEDPQLQPVQTPFGHVSYLQIVGVCTEELQAAQQWNGQGILDLLRGVHIAGGPWLITDMRRGETIFDIDPHLQERVDKGIETDGSNLSGVSAKCAWDDLSRPPEDEDDSRSICIGSQPRRLSDKDTEQIREALRKGLEINSKTVLPPISSQRHGHDRPQQSVGHLQTQQNSRSRKDSLESESSAAIVPHELVRTRQLESVHLKFNQESGTLLPLCLRGRLLHGRHFTYKSINGDTAITFVSTGVEGAFATEEHPYAAHGPWLQILLTEEFVEHMLTEIQDLSSHESKLPKEYSWPDKKLKISVLPDMVFDSPLQ; encoded by the exons ATGGATGAGATGCGGCCTAGCAGCGGAGCAGCAGCGCACCTCGGCCTCGCGTCGATCTTTCCCCCGGGACTGCAGGCCATTTACGGGGAATGCAGACGCCTGTACTCCGACCAGGCGAATCCGCTGCAAGTCACAGCCATTGTGAAGTATTG GTTAGGTGGTCCAGATCCTCTGGACTACATTAGTATGTACAGAAATGTGGGGTGTCCAGGACAAGACATACCAGAACATTGGCACTATGTCAGCCTCGGTCTCAGTGACCTGTATGGGGACAACAGAGTTCATGA attCACAGGTCTGGAGGGCCCGAGCGGGTTTGGTTTTGAGCTCACATTTCGACTTAAGAGAGAAACAGGAGAGACTGCACCCCCCACCTGGCCGGCAGAGCTCATGCAAGGCTTGGCTCGATATGTGTTTCAATCAG AAAACACATTCTGCAGCGGTGACCACATTTCGTGGCACTGCCCGTTGGACAACAGTGAGTCTAGAATCCAGCACATGCTTCTCACAGAGGACCCCCAGCTGCAACCTGTGCAGACCCCCTTCGGTCATGTCAGCTACCTTCAG ATTGTAGGTGTTTGCACAGAGGAGCTGCAGGCAGCGCAGCAGTGGAACGGTCAAGGCATTCTGGACCTACTGCGAGGGGTGCACAT TGCTGGGGGTCCGTGGTTGATCACTGACATGAGAAGAGGGGAAACCATATTTGACATTGATCCACACTTACAA GAACGAGTGGATAAGGGCATAGAGACGGACGGATCTAACCTGAGTGGCGTCAGTGCCAAGTGTGCCTGGGATGACTTGAGCCGACCTCCTGAGGACGAGGACGACAGCAGGAGCATTTGCATCGGGTCACAGCCCCGTAGGCTGTCTGACAAAG ACACTGAACAGATTAGAGAAGCCCTTCGGAAAGGACTGGAGATTAATAGCAAGACTGTGTTGCCTCCCATCAGCAGTCAGAGGCATGGTCACGATCGGCCACA ACAATCAGTTGGACATTTGCAGACCCAGCAGAACTCAAG AAGTCGTAAGGACAGTCTGGAGAGCGAGAGCTCAGCTGCTATTGTTCCTCATGAGCTGGTACGAACACGACAGCTGGAAAGTGTGCATCTTAAGTTCAACCAGGAGTCTGGAACACTACTTCCACTGTGCCTCAG AGGTCGGCTTCTTCATGGTAGACATTTCACATATAAAAGTATTAATGGAGACACAGCAATCACTTTTGTGTCCACTGGGGTTGAAGGGGCGTTTGCTACAGAAGAGCATCCGTATGCAGCTCATGGTCCATGGCTACAG ATTTTACTTACTGAGGAATTTGTGGAGCATATGCTAACTGAGATTCAGGATTTGAGCTCCCATGAA TCTAAGCTGCCGAAGGAGTACAGCTGGCCCGATAAGAAGCTAAAGATCTCTGTCCTGCCAGACATGGTGTTTGACAGCCCACTGCAGTAA
- the sufu gene encoding suppressor of fused homolog isoform X4, with protein MDEMRPSSGAAAHLGLASIFPPGLQAIYGECRRLYSDQANPLQVTAIVKYWLGGPDPLDYISMYRNVGCPGQDIPEHWHYVSLGLSDLYGDNRVHEFTGLEGPSGFGFELTFRLKRETGETAPPTWPAELMQGLARYVFQSENTFCSGDHISWHCPLDNSESRIQHMLLTEDPQLQPVQTPFGHVSYLQIVGVCTEELQAAQQWNGQGILDLLRGVHIAGGPWLITDMRRGETIFDIDPHLQERVDKGIETDGSNLSGVSAKCAWDDLSRPPEDEDDSRSICIGSQPRRLSDKDTEQIREALRKGLEINSKTVLPPISSQRHGHDRPQSRKDSLESESSAAIVPHELVRTRQLESVHLKFNQESGTLLPLCLRGRLLHGRHFTYKSINGDTAITFVSTGVEGAFATEEHPYAAHGPWLQILLTEEFVEHMLTEIQDLSSHESKLPKEYSWPDKKLKISVLPDMVFDSPLQ; from the exons ATGGATGAGATGCGGCCTAGCAGCGGAGCAGCAGCGCACCTCGGCCTCGCGTCGATCTTTCCCCCGGGACTGCAGGCCATTTACGGGGAATGCAGACGCCTGTACTCCGACCAGGCGAATCCGCTGCAAGTCACAGCCATTGTGAAGTATTG GTTAGGTGGTCCAGATCCTCTGGACTACATTAGTATGTACAGAAATGTGGGGTGTCCAGGACAAGACATACCAGAACATTGGCACTATGTCAGCCTCGGTCTCAGTGACCTGTATGGGGACAACAGAGTTCATGA attCACAGGTCTGGAGGGCCCGAGCGGGTTTGGTTTTGAGCTCACATTTCGACTTAAGAGAGAAACAGGAGAGACTGCACCCCCCACCTGGCCGGCAGAGCTCATGCAAGGCTTGGCTCGATATGTGTTTCAATCAG AAAACACATTCTGCAGCGGTGACCACATTTCGTGGCACTGCCCGTTGGACAACAGTGAGTCTAGAATCCAGCACATGCTTCTCACAGAGGACCCCCAGCTGCAACCTGTGCAGACCCCCTTCGGTCATGTCAGCTACCTTCAG ATTGTAGGTGTTTGCACAGAGGAGCTGCAGGCAGCGCAGCAGTGGAACGGTCAAGGCATTCTGGACCTACTGCGAGGGGTGCACAT TGCTGGGGGTCCGTGGTTGATCACTGACATGAGAAGAGGGGAAACCATATTTGACATTGATCCACACTTACAA GAACGAGTGGATAAGGGCATAGAGACGGACGGATCTAACCTGAGTGGCGTCAGTGCCAAGTGTGCCTGGGATGACTTGAGCCGACCTCCTGAGGACGAGGACGACAGCAGGAGCATTTGCATCGGGTCACAGCCCCGTAGGCTGTCTGACAAAG ACACTGAACAGATTAGAGAAGCCCTTCGGAAAGGACTGGAGATTAATAGCAAGACTGTGTTGCCTCCCATCAGCAGTCAGAGGCATGGTCACGATCGGCCACA AAGTCGTAAGGACAGTCTGGAGAGCGAGAGCTCAGCTGCTATTGTTCCTCATGAGCTGGTACGAACACGACAGCTGGAAAGTGTGCATCTTAAGTTCAACCAGGAGTCTGGAACACTACTTCCACTGTGCCTCAG AGGTCGGCTTCTTCATGGTAGACATTTCACATATAAAAGTATTAATGGAGACACAGCAATCACTTTTGTGTCCACTGGGGTTGAAGGGGCGTTTGCTACAGAAGAGCATCCGTATGCAGCTCATGGTCCATGGCTACAG ATTTTACTTACTGAGGAATTTGTGGAGCATATGCTAACTGAGATTCAGGATTTGAGCTCCCATGAA TCTAAGCTGCCGAAGGAGTACAGCTGGCCCGATAAGAAGCTAAAGATCTCTGTCCTGCCAGACATGGTGTTTGACAGCCCACTGCAGTAA
- the sufu gene encoding suppressor of fused homolog isoform X3: protein MDEMRPSSGAAAHLGLASIFPPGLQAIYGECRRLYSDQANPLQVTAIVKYWLGGPDPLDYISMYRNVGCPGQDIPEHWHYVSLGLSDLYGDNRVHEFTGLEGPSGFGFELTFRLKRETGETAPPTWPAELMQGLARYVFQSENTFCSGDHISWHCPLDNSESRIQHMLLTEDPQLQPVQTPFGHVSYLQIVGVCTEELQAAQQWNGQGILDLLRGVHIAGGPWLITDMRRGETIFDIDPHLQQERVDKGIETDGSNLSGVSAKCAWDDLSRPPEDEDDSRSICIGSQPRRLSDKDTEQIREALRKGLEINSKTVLPPISSQRHGHDRPQSRKDSLESESSAAIVPHELVRTRQLESVHLKFNQESGTLLPLCLRGRLLHGRHFTYKSINGDTAITFVSTGVEGAFATEEHPYAAHGPWLQILLTEEFVEHMLTEIQDLSSHESKLPKEYSWPDKKLKISVLPDMVFDSPLQ, encoded by the exons ATGGATGAGATGCGGCCTAGCAGCGGAGCAGCAGCGCACCTCGGCCTCGCGTCGATCTTTCCCCCGGGACTGCAGGCCATTTACGGGGAATGCAGACGCCTGTACTCCGACCAGGCGAATCCGCTGCAAGTCACAGCCATTGTGAAGTATTG GTTAGGTGGTCCAGATCCTCTGGACTACATTAGTATGTACAGAAATGTGGGGTGTCCAGGACAAGACATACCAGAACATTGGCACTATGTCAGCCTCGGTCTCAGTGACCTGTATGGGGACAACAGAGTTCATGA attCACAGGTCTGGAGGGCCCGAGCGGGTTTGGTTTTGAGCTCACATTTCGACTTAAGAGAGAAACAGGAGAGACTGCACCCCCCACCTGGCCGGCAGAGCTCATGCAAGGCTTGGCTCGATATGTGTTTCAATCAG AAAACACATTCTGCAGCGGTGACCACATTTCGTGGCACTGCCCGTTGGACAACAGTGAGTCTAGAATCCAGCACATGCTTCTCACAGAGGACCCCCAGCTGCAACCTGTGCAGACCCCCTTCGGTCATGTCAGCTACCTTCAG ATTGTAGGTGTTTGCACAGAGGAGCTGCAGGCAGCGCAGCAGTGGAACGGTCAAGGCATTCTGGACCTACTGCGAGGGGTGCACAT TGCTGGGGGTCCGTGGTTGATCACTGACATGAGAAGAGGGGAAACCATATTTGACATTGATCCACACTTACAA CAGGAACGAGTGGATAAGGGCATAGAGACGGACGGATCTAACCTGAGTGGCGTCAGTGCCAAGTGTGCCTGGGATGACTTGAGCCGACCTCCTGAGGACGAGGACGACAGCAGGAGCATTTGCATCGGGTCACAGCCCCGTAGGCTGTCTGACAAAG ACACTGAACAGATTAGAGAAGCCCTTCGGAAAGGACTGGAGATTAATAGCAAGACTGTGTTGCCTCCCATCAGCAGTCAGAGGCATGGTCACGATCGGCCACA AAGTCGTAAGGACAGTCTGGAGAGCGAGAGCTCAGCTGCTATTGTTCCTCATGAGCTGGTACGAACACGACAGCTGGAAAGTGTGCATCTTAAGTTCAACCAGGAGTCTGGAACACTACTTCCACTGTGCCTCAG AGGTCGGCTTCTTCATGGTAGACATTTCACATATAAAAGTATTAATGGAGACACAGCAATCACTTTTGTGTCCACTGGGGTTGAAGGGGCGTTTGCTACAGAAGAGCATCCGTATGCAGCTCATGGTCCATGGCTACAG ATTTTACTTACTGAGGAATTTGTGGAGCATATGCTAACTGAGATTCAGGATTTGAGCTCCCATGAA TCTAAGCTGCCGAAGGAGTACAGCTGGCCCGATAAGAAGCTAAAGATCTCTGTCCTGCCAGACATGGTGTTTGACAGCCCACTGCAGTAA